In one window of Episyrphus balteatus chromosome 3, idEpiBalt1.1, whole genome shotgun sequence DNA:
- the LOC129913611 gene encoding angiotensin-converting enzyme-related protein-like: MNQLIIHIVIGLILGLGSLSSTLAASSCSKREIEASLFLQRKYEPLRLHTHRATLADWIANTNVTDENMQKKNEILAQNAAFNKALAEELLELGYQHLEDDNIHRQVKILTRLGFDVLPKEEHLELHSAISAMQKNYATLKVCSFKDKEKCDLTLEPHIQERLKESRDPEELQYYWKAFYDKAGTPMRENFKKYVTLSRKAAKLNDFNSYAEDWIEKYDDQNFEDNLDRVYELILPFYKELHGYVRYKLREHYGNKVVAERGNIPMHLLGNMWGQSWEEVVDLFTPYPEKPYVDVTSEMVRQGLTPVKIFQLGDEFFQSLNMTKLPEIFWKESVLERPTDREVVCHASAWDLYETDDVRIKQCTEVTTRYLYIAHHELGHIQYYLQYQHQPIPFRQAPNPGFHEAVGDVIALSVATPKHLAKIGLIKSGELDEKSRINELFKNAVKKVAFLPFGYTMDKYRYAVFRGDLNETNWNCGFWRMRSQHGGIEPAVDRSENDFDPPAKYHVSADVEYLRYFAAHIFQFQFHKAMCKKAGQYVEGDPNLTLDQCDVHGSAEAGNSFKEMLSSGALKHWKDALEGFTGKREMDPTALLQYFAPLRVWLKAEIERLNIPLGWEVTQKCKSS; encoded by the exons atgaatcaATTAATAATACACATTGTCATTGGCCTAATCCTTGGCTTGGGTTCATTATCCTCGACCTTGGCCGCTTCGTCATGTTCGAAGCGTGAAATCGAAGCTTCGTTATTCTTGCAACGCAAATACGAACCTTTGCGTTTGCATACGCATCGTGCAACTCTGGCCGATTGGATTGCCAATACCAATGTCACCGACGAGAATAtgcaaaagaaaaatgaaattttggcgcAAAATGCTGCATTTAATAAAGCTCTAGCCGAGGAACTGCTGGAGCTAGGCTATCAGCATTTGGAGGATGACAATATCCATAGGCAAGTGAAGATTCTCACTCGGCTTGGCTTTGATGTTCTGCCAAAGGAGGAACATCTGGAATTGCATAGTGCCATTTCGGCAATGCAAAAGAACTATGCCACTTTGAAGGTGTGCTCGTTCAAGGACAAAGAGAAATGTGACTTGACTCTGGAACCACACATCCAAGAGCGATTGAAAGAAAGTCGAGACCCGGAGGAGCTTCAGTACTATTGGAAGGCATTTTATGACAAAGCTGGAACTCCAATGAGGGAGAACTTCAAGAAGTATGTGACACTCAGTCGTAAAGCTGCCAAATTGAATG aTTTCAACTCTTATGCCGAGGATTGGATTGAAAAATACGATGATCAGAACTTTGAAGACAACTTGGATCGAGTCTATGAACTCATCCTGCCATTCTACAAGGAACTCCATGGCTATGTGCGTTATAAGCTTCGTGAACACTATGGAAACAAAGTCGTGGCGGAGCGAGGAAACATTCCAATGCATCTGTTGGGCAACATGTGGGGTCAAAGCTGGGAAGAAGTCGTCGATCTGTTCACTCCATATCCAGAAAAACCATATGTCGATGTGACTAGCGAGATGGTGAGGCAAGGATTGACACCTGTGAAAATATTCCAGCTTGGAGATGAGTTCTTCCAATCCCTGAATATGACAAAGTTACCAGA aaTCTTCTGGAAAGAAAGTGTCTTAGAGAGACCAACTGATCGAGAAGTTGTATGCCATGCTAGTGCTTGGGATCTATATGAAACCGATGATGTTCGGATCAAACAATGTACAGAAGTCACTACGAGATATTTGTATATTGCTCATCATGAACTTGGACACATTCAATACTATCTGCAGTATCAGCATCAACCGATTCCATTCAGGCAGGCACCTAATCCGGGATTCCATGAAGCTGTTGGTGATGTTATTGCACTGTCGGTGGCAACACCAAAACATTTAGCCAAAATTGGATTGATCAAGAGTGGAGAATTGGATGAAAAGAGTAGGATCAATGAACTCTTTAAGAAT gCCGTGAAAAAGGTTGCATTCTTGCCATTTGGCTATACAATGGACAAATATCGATACGCAGTATTCCGTGGTGATTTGAATGAAACCAATTGGAATTGTGGATTCTGGAGAATGCGTTCCCAACATGGTGGCATCGAACCAGCAGTCGATCGTAGTGAAAATGATTTTGATCCACCAGCTAAATATCATGTGAGTGCTGATGTTGAGTACTTAAG ATATTTTGCTGCTCATATTTTCCAATTTCAATTCCACAAAGCTATGTGCAAAAAGGCCGGTCAATATGTTGAAGGCGATCCTAATCTAACATTAGATCAATGTGATGTACATGGAAGTGCAGAAGCTGGAAATTCATTTAA GGAAATGCTCTCAAGTGGCGCTTTAAAACACTGGAAAGATGCCCTTGAAGGATTCACTGGCAAACGTGAAATGGATCCAACTGCCTTATTGCAATATTTTGCTCCATTGAGAGTTTGGTTGAAGGCAGAAATTGAAAGATTAAATATACCACTTGGATGGGAAGTTACTCAga AATGCAAAtcttcataa
- the LOC129913614 gene encoding angiotensin-converting enzyme-like isoform X2: MNIFLLLIGALVLFHASNAERTRAELDAATYLENVNNEINNMVNIETLASWAFDSNITDANEKARNKASAERAKFMKKIAADCKKFEWQRFDDADLRRQFKMLTKLGYAALPEKDYDELLSVLSKMESNYAKIKICNYKDQTKCNMQLEPEIEDLLPKSRDPEELKYYWQMWYDKAGTAVKDSYMRYLELNLQAAKLNNFTSGAEAWLSEYEDDTMEQQLEAIYGEIRPLYEQIHGYVRSRLRQVYGEKVVSEKGPIPMHLLGNMWGQTWGEVASILTPFPEKPLIDVTDEMVRQGYTAKKMFEMGDQFFQSLNLKKLPQTFWEKSIIEKPTDGRDLICHASAWDFYLNSDVRIKQCTRVTMDQLFTVHHEQGHIQYFLQYAHLPHVYRTGANPGFHEAVGDVLSLSVSTPRHLEKIGLLKDYKMDKEARINKLFLTALDKIVFLPFAFTMDKYRWSLFRGEVKPENMNCAFWKLREEYSGIEPPVVRSEKDFDAPAKYHVSADVEYLRYLVSFIIQFQFYKSACIKAGQYDPKNPELPLDNCDFYGSAEAGKAFENMLSLGASKPWPDAMEAFNGERIMSGKAIAEYFEPLRIWLEAENVKNNVYIGWNKSDKCVA, translated from the exons atgaacatatTCCTGCTTCTCATAGGAGCTTTGGTG CTGTTTCATGCATCAAATGCTGAACGTACACGTGCCGAACTTGATGCAGCAACATATCTTGAAAATGTCAATAACGAAATAAACAACATGGTTAATATCGAAACCTTAGCTTCATGGGCTTTCGATTCGAATATTACCGATGCCAATGAAAAAGCTCGCAATAAAGCTTCGGCTGAGAGagcaaaatttatgaaaaaaattgctgccgattgtaagaaattcgaatGGCAACGATTTGATGATGCCGATTTGAGAAGACAATTCAAAATGCTTACGAAATTGGGCTATGCAGCTTTGCCAGAAAAAGACTACGATGAACTTTTGTCAGTTTTATCGAAAATGGAATCAAattatgcaaaaattaaaatttgtaattataAAGATCAAACCAAATGCAATATGCAATTGGAACCGGAAATTGAGGATTTATTGCCAAAGAGTCGTGATCCTGAGGAATTAAAGTATTATTGGCAAATGTGGTATGATAAGGCTGGTACAGCAGTTAAAGATAGTTATATGAGGTATTTGGAGCTTAATTTACAAGCAGCCAAGTTGAACA ATTTCACTTCTGGAGCTGAAGCCTGGTTATCTGAGTACGAAGATGACACTATGGAACAACAACTTGAAGCTATCTATGGTGAAATTCGTCCCCTTTATGAACAAATCCATGGATATGTTCGATCGCGTTTGAGGCAGGTGTATGGTGAAAAAGTTGTCTCAGAGAAGGGACCAATTCCAATGCATCTGTTGGGTAATATGTGGGGACAAACTTGGGGTGAAGTTGCTAGCATTTTGACTCCATTCCCTGAAAAACCTTTAATCGATGTGACTGATGAAATGGTTCGTCAGGGTTATACCGCAAAGAAAATGTTCGAAATGGGTGATCAATTCTTCCAGTCTTTGAATCTTAAGAAATTACCACA GACATTCTGGGAGAAGAGTATTATCGAAAAACCAACCGATGGCCGTGATTTGATCTGTCACGCCAGTGCTTGGGATTTCTATCTAAACAGCGATGTTCGAATTAAACAATGCACACGAGTTACCATGGATCAACTATTTACAGTTCACCACGAACAAGGACACATTCAATACTTTTTACAATATGCACATCTTCCTCATGTTTATCGAACTGGTGCAAATCCTGGATTCCATGAAGCTGTTGGTGATGTCTTATCTCTGTCGGTCTCAACACCAAGACATTTGGAAAAGATTGGTTTATTGAAGGACTATAAAATGGACAAAGAAGCTAGAATCAATAAGTTGTTTTTGACAGCTTTggacaaaattgtatttttaccaTTTGCCTTTACAATGGACAAATATCGTTGGTCATTATTCCGTGGAGAAGTTAAACCTGAGAATATGAATTGTGCTTTTTGGAAATTGAGAGAAGAGTACTCAGGTATTGAACCACCAGTTGTGAGGAGTGAAAAAGACTTTGATGCTCCTGCTAAATATCATGTTTCTGCTGATGTGGAATACTTGAG ATATCTTGTATCCTTCATCATTCAATTCCAATTTTACAAATCAGCTTGTATTAAAGCTGGACAATATGACCCAAAGAATCCAGAACTTCCACTTGATAATTGTGATTTCTATGGAAGTGCCGAAGCTGGAAAGGCTTTTga aAATATGCTTTCATTGGGAGCTTCAAAGCCATGGCCTGATGCAATGGAAGCATTCAATGGTGAACGTATAATGAGTGGTAAAGCTATAGCTGAATATTTTGAACCTTTAAGAATTTGGTTAGAAgctgaaaatgttaaaaataacgtTTATATTGGATGGAACAAATCTGACA AGTGCGTAGCATAA